The following coding sequences lie in one Vibrio toranzoniae genomic window:
- a CDS encoding TDT family transporter codes for MNWKRLTQVKNVPPSQASLALGIIGLGQAWALYVPGIGEIIRPYLASFGGLLLLPVLLRYLTSFNTFLNDIRHPLSGSLMAPMSMALLILCDYLAEISPVIAYPIWFCALLLHFTMMVLFFSFQIINFKMANIVPSWFLYPVGLISSSLAGTQFGHTVFSETLATTCITIYFFMLPVVLYRLVFEGNLPRRARPTLAIMAAPVNLSLAAYLVNFDSPDPILTGALAGIAITMTLLIYLCYIRLMRLKFQPSIAAVTFPSVISAIAMHRLTTFFGTEYPQWYWLHKFGFFELTIATILVIWVAGGYIKMYWPECFDSDYTSQKIKRS; via the coding sequence TTGAACTGGAAAAGGTTAACCCAAGTAAAAAATGTGCCGCCATCTCAGGCGTCTTTAGCACTTGGAATAATTGGACTAGGACAAGCTTGGGCTTTATATGTTCCAGGTATTGGTGAAATCATTCGCCCCTACCTTGCTTCATTTGGCGGTTTGTTGCTACTTCCCGTTCTACTCCGTTATCTAACAAGTTTTAATACCTTTTTAAATGATATCCGCCACCCGTTAAGTGGAAGCTTAATGGCACCGATGAGCATGGCGCTTCTAATTCTGTGTGACTATTTAGCTGAAATATCGCCAGTTATTGCCTATCCAATTTGGTTCTGTGCATTATTACTGCATTTTACCATGATGGTGTTGTTCTTTAGCTTTCAGATCATCAATTTCAAAATGGCGAATATTGTCCCGAGTTGGTTTCTTTATCCTGTAGGTTTAATCAGCAGTTCACTAGCGGGGACACAATTTGGCCATACGGTGTTTTCTGAAACACTCGCAACGACATGTATTACTATCTATTTCTTCATGCTACCCGTAGTACTGTATCGCTTGGTTTTCGAAGGAAACCTTCCCCGCAGAGCAAGGCCAACACTCGCCATTATGGCAGCACCTGTGAACTTATCTTTAGCCGCTTATTTAGTCAATTTCGACAGTCCAGACCCGATACTAACAGGCGCTTTGGCTGGTATCGCCATCACCATGACGCTGCTGATTTACTTGTGCTACATTCGCTTAATGCGCTTGAAATTCCAGCCTTCAATTGCTGCGGTGACCTTTCCATCGGTGATAAGTGCCATTGCTATGCATCGCTTAACCACCTTTTTCGGCACTGAATATCCACAATGGTATTGGCTACACAAGTTTGGTTTCTTCGAACTTACCATAGCTACGATATTGGTTATTTGGGTGGCTGGCGGTTACATAAAAATGTATTGGCCAGAGTGTTTTGATTCTGATTATACGTCTCAAAAGATCAAACGTTCTTAA
- the clcA gene encoding H(+)/Cl(-) exchange transporter ClcA, translating into MTRREKIKQSLLAKMPRDAISQFLSRDKTPASVLFLSCIVGVLAGVVGTYFEVAVHFISETRTDWLKDEIVHHLPLWLAAFLISAAFAFIGYFLVHRFAPEAAGSGIPEIEGAMDGMRPVRWWRVLPVKFFGGMGALGSGMVLGREGPTVQMGGSIGRMITDIFRVKDDDTRHSLLASGAAGGLAAAFNAPLAGIMFVVEEMRPQFRYSLISIKAVIISAISANIVFRSINGQSAVITMPQYQPPELDALWLFLLLGVLFGLFGVTFNKLITLSQDLFVKVHKNDRKRYLITGTLLGGCFGLLLLYIPELTGGGIGIIPNITNGNYSTNVLLLIFLGRVLTTLLCFGSGAPGGIFAPMLALGTLFGYAFGLIALAFFPELNIEPGMFAIAGMGALFAATVRAPITGILLVIEMTNNYYLILPLIITCLGAVIIAQMLGGQPIYTQLLNRTLKNEKLRQQDLPPQEETLSR; encoded by the coding sequence ATGACCAGAAGAGAGAAAATAAAGCAGTCCTTATTAGCTAAAATGCCAAGGGATGCTATTAGCCAATTTCTCTCTAGGGATAAGACACCCGCTTCGGTTCTCTTTCTTTCTTGTATCGTTGGTGTGCTTGCCGGCGTTGTTGGTACTTATTTCGAAGTTGCCGTTCATTTCATATCAGAGACTCGAACTGATTGGCTGAAAGATGAAATTGTTCACCACTTACCACTTTGGCTTGCAGCATTCCTTATCAGTGCTGCATTTGCCTTTATCGGTTATTTCCTCGTGCACCGCTTTGCTCCCGAGGCTGCAGGTTCAGGTATCCCTGAGATCGAAGGCGCAATGGATGGCATGCGGCCTGTTCGCTGGTGGCGAGTACTGCCAGTAAAGTTCTTTGGTGGTATGGGCGCATTAGGCTCGGGCATGGTGTTAGGTCGTGAAGGACCTACCGTTCAAATGGGCGGTAGCATCGGTCGAATGATCACAGACATTTTTCGAGTCAAAGATGACGATACTCGACACTCATTGCTCGCTTCAGGTGCCGCAGGCGGTTTAGCCGCCGCATTCAATGCACCATTGGCCGGAATTATGTTTGTCGTCGAAGAAATGAGACCACAATTTCGCTATTCACTCATTTCAATCAAAGCGGTCATTATCTCTGCAATCTCTGCCAATATTGTTTTTCGTTCAATCAATGGTCAGTCCGCTGTTATCACAATGCCTCAGTATCAACCGCCAGAATTAGATGCGCTTTGGTTATTCCTGTTATTAGGGGTACTGTTCGGTTTGTTTGGTGTCACTTTCAATAAACTGATTACGCTTTCCCAAGACCTGTTTGTAAAGGTTCATAAGAACGACCGTAAACGCTACCTAATCACCGGGACTCTGCTTGGTGGTTGCTTTGGTTTATTACTGCTGTATATACCTGAATTAACTGGCGGTGGTATTGGCATCATCCCGAACATTACTAATGGTAATTATAGTACCAACGTACTACTACTCATTTTCTTAGGGCGTGTTCTCACCACACTACTTTGTTTCGGATCTGGTGCGCCAGGGGGTATTTTTGCACCTATGCTAGCGCTAGGGACTCTCTTTGGTTACGCATTTGGACTTATCGCTTTGGCATTCTTTCCTGAGTTGAATATTGAACCAGGTATGTTTGCGATTGCCGGCATGGGCGCATTATTCGCGGCAACCGTGCGTGCGCCAATTACAGGTATATTATTGGTGATCGAAATGACCAATAACTACTACCTCATTCTCCCTCTGATCATCACCTGTTTAGGGGCGGTTATCATTGCTCAGATGCTAGGTGGCCAGCCAATTTATACTCAGTTATTGAATCGCACGTTGAAAAACGAAAAGCTACGACAACAAGACCTTCCTCCACAAGAAGAAACTCTATCGCGATAA
- a CDS encoding CobW family GTP-binding protein, whose protein sequence is MTKKVPTNIITGFLGVGKTTAILNLLKNKPENENWAVLVNEFGEVGIDGALMTDQGALIKEVPGGCMCCTAGVPMSVGINALLRQKPDRLLIEPTGLGHPKQVIATLTSEQYTPYVDLKATLGLVDPRNLSNEKYTSNQNFNDQLDSADVILGTKVDLVHSEDIVVFNDWVTDQTPAKVFHKLIHDGEVPLEVLDIERVYGSASSHIEAHHHDHAEQEPQFQLPPGEAFIRKENKGQGYFSCGWLFGAEYKFDFDALFSMLSDLTAERVKAVVNTDQGCYAFNVANQVVSVNEITLDGFESRLEVIDSQLMPWGDLEQILLKLCGIK, encoded by the coding sequence ATGACAAAAAAAGTGCCTACAAACATCATTACGGGTTTCTTGGGTGTTGGTAAAACGACAGCCATCTTGAACCTGCTAAAAAATAAACCTGAAAATGAAAACTGGGCTGTTCTGGTTAATGAGTTCGGTGAAGTTGGTATTGATGGGGCGCTAATGACGGATCAGGGAGCGCTTATCAAAGAAGTCCCCGGTGGTTGTATGTGCTGTACCGCGGGCGTACCTATGTCGGTTGGCATTAATGCATTGTTACGTCAAAAACCAGACCGTTTGCTGATTGAACCAACTGGGCTTGGTCATCCAAAGCAAGTGATAGCGACGCTGACTTCAGAGCAGTACACGCCGTACGTTGATCTTAAAGCCACGTTAGGTTTGGTTGACCCACGCAATCTATCTAATGAAAAGTACACTTCGAATCAGAATTTCAATGATCAACTAGACAGTGCAGATGTGATTCTCGGAACTAAGGTCGATCTTGTTCATTCTGAAGACATCGTTGTGTTTAATGATTGGGTGACGGATCAAACGCCAGCCAAAGTATTTCATAAGCTGATTCACGATGGTGAAGTGCCATTGGAAGTGTTGGACATTGAAAGAGTATATGGCAGTGCTTCATCCCATATTGAAGCGCATCATCACGATCACGCTGAACAAGAGCCTCAATTCCAACTTCCTCCCGGTGAAGCGTTCATCCGTAAAGAGAATAAAGGTCAAGGCTACTTTAGTTGCGGTTGGCTGTTTGGTGCCGAGTATAAGTTTGATTTCGATGCGCTCTTCTCAATGTTGTCAGACCTAACGGCTGAGCGTGTAAAAGCCGTGGTGAATACTGACCAAGGTTGCTACGCATTCAATGTGGCGAATCAAGTTGTGTCAGTCAATGAAATCACGCTCGATGGGTTTGAATCTCGATTGGAAGTGATCGACTCGCAGCTTATGCCTTGGGGCGATCTGGAACAGATTTTACTCAAGCTGTGTGGCATCAAATAG
- a CDS encoding DEAD/DEAH box helicase yields MSFSSQGFAPELVKALTECGYEKLTPIQQKAIPMARKGHDIFATAQTGTGKTAAFALPVIQHLLNSGKKASRGTARGLILAPTRELAAQIAQNIKDYVKYTELSVSAVYGGNKMSSQVRQLELGVDILVATPGRLEEHLEAGNVSIANLEFLVFDEADRILDMGFINAVRKIMLDVETSPQIMMFSATTSTQLNQLSVDILRKPKRISVERENSTAATVGHVVYPVDQERKTELLSELIGRKNWRQVLVFVNYKETANDVVKELKLDGIKAVLCHGDKAQSARRRALDDFKEGRARVMVATDVAARGLDIEDLPHVINYDMPFLAEDYVHRIGRTGRAGKQGHAVSFVNREEELTVVQVETLIQQRIRRVEQPGYEPKKRDAYIEKLNTKSAYKNRQGRKNNANEDQQDQASAERRLTMMKRIKNRRK; encoded by the coding sequence ATGTCATTTTCTTCTCAAGGTTTTGCTCCTGAATTAGTCAAAGCGTTGACTGAGTGTGGTTATGAAAAACTCACTCCAATTCAACAAAAAGCAATTCCAATGGCTCGTAAAGGCCATGATATTTTTGCCACTGCTCAAACTGGTACGGGTAAAACAGCGGCATTCGCATTGCCTGTTATTCAGCACCTACTGAACAGCGGTAAAAAAGCATCTCGAGGAACGGCTCGCGGCCTTATTCTTGCTCCAACTCGTGAGCTTGCTGCGCAGATCGCTCAAAACATCAAAGACTACGTTAAATACACGGAACTAAGCGTTTCAGCGGTTTACGGTGGTAACAAGATGTCTTCACAGGTTCGCCAGTTAGAACTGGGTGTGGATATTTTGGTTGCGACTCCGGGCCGTTTAGAAGAGCACTTAGAAGCGGGTAACGTGTCTATTGCTAACCTAGAATTCCTAGTATTTGATGAAGCTGATCGTATCCTTGATATGGGCTTCATCAATGCTGTTCGTAAGATCATGCTGGATGTAGAAACATCGCCACAGATCATGATGTTCTCGGCGACAACATCGACTCAGTTGAACCAACTGTCAGTAGATATTCTACGTAAACCAAAACGTATCAGTGTTGAACGCGAAAACTCAACGGCTGCTACTGTCGGCCACGTGGTTTACCCAGTTGATCAAGAACGTAAAACAGAACTGCTTTCTGAACTGATTGGTCGTAAAAACTGGCGCCAAGTGCTTGTGTTCGTGAACTACAAAGAAACCGCGAACGATGTCGTTAAAGAGCTTAAGCTTGACGGTATTAAAGCGGTACTGTGTCACGGTGATAAAGCGCAAAGCGCTCGTCGTCGCGCATTGGATGACTTTAAAGAAGGCAGAGCACGTGTGATGGTGGCAACCGACGTTGCGGCTCGTGGTTTGGATATTGAAGACTTACCACACGTGATTAACTACGACATGCCTTTTCTAGCGGAAGATTACGTTCACCGTATTGGCCGTACAGGTCGTGCTGGTAAGCAAGGTCACGCTGTGTCTTTCGTTAACCGCGAAGAAGAGCTGACGGTTGTTCAAGTTGAGACACTGATTCAACAGCGTATTCGCCGTGTTGAGCAACCGGGTTACGAACCGAAGAAGCGTGATGCTTACATTGAAAAGCTGAACACTAAGTCGGCTTACAAAAACCGCCAAGGTCGTAAGAACAACGCGAACGAAGACCAGCAAGATCAAGCAAGCGCTGAACGTCGTTTGACTATGATGAAGCGAATTAAAAATCGTCGTAAGTAA
- a CDS encoding LysE family translocator → MDSALLWAFIPTFFFVSITPGMCMTLALTLGMSVGYKRTLWMMIGELAGVAVVSVAAVLGIASIMLNYPWLFTGFKFIGAGYLFYLGVQMWRSRGKLAISTDNLETQVNNDWDLVVQGFVTAIANPKGWAFMISLLPPFINSKIDLAPQLFILVSIILVSEFVCMTLYATGGKSLKHMLGKADNVKLMNRIAGTLMMGVGVWLFVS, encoded by the coding sequence ATGGATAGCGCACTACTTTGGGCTTTTATTCCCACGTTTTTCTTTGTGTCAATCACGCCCGGTATGTGTATGACTCTGGCGTTGACACTAGGAATGAGTGTTGGATACAAGCGCACATTATGGATGATGATCGGCGAACTGGCCGGTGTAGCTGTTGTGTCAGTTGCCGCTGTATTGGGCATTGCGTCAATCATGCTCAATTACCCGTGGCTGTTTACTGGGTTTAAATTTATCGGCGCAGGTTACTTGTTCTACTTGGGTGTACAAATGTGGCGCTCAAGAGGTAAGTTGGCGATCAGTACTGATAATCTAGAGACTCAAGTAAACAATGATTGGGACTTGGTAGTTCAAGGTTTTGTTACTGCGATTGCTAACCCGAAAGGTTGGGCGTTTATGATTTCGTTATTGCCTCCTTTCATTAACAGCAAAATCGATTTAGCGCCGCAGTTGTTCATTCTAGTTTCTATTATTCTGGTGTCTGAATTCGTTTGCATGACCTTGTACGCGACAGGCGGGAAGAGCCTTAAGCATATGCTAGGCAAGGCTGACAACGTAAAGTTGATGAACCGCATTGCTGGCACGCTGATGATGGGCGTTGGTGTGTGGTTGTTCGTTAGTTAG
- a CDS encoding PhoX family protein, translating to MSKETFDSTRFNKSTNKPFEEVLDANLSRRNVLKGGLGISAMTAFGAFGLSGCNSSSSSIPAGNGSGVSSAMLNFDSIPGSLTDAVSVPQGYIAQVLVPWGTPLNAQGSAWKDDGSNTSDEQLNALGMHHDGMHFFPLNDRTTDGLLCINHEYIDSMALHPSGPTVESGVRTVVDEVRKEINAHGVSVVRIQLEDNMWKLVDTDPLNRRYTGATTMDLSGPVAHTAHTVTRFSPDGSQARGTLNNCGNGFTPWGTYLTCEENWPGYFVNAGVRTEEQDRIGVDDKSTRYLWDTLAGNTEERLDEFTRFNVEPTGASSMDDYRNEANGHGYIVEIDPYTQNSRAKKRTALGRFRHEGCTFGKLEKGQPVVFYSGHDSRFEYLYKFESAASWDPADANPSNRLATGDKYMDEGTLYVARFNEDSSGTWLPLDLNSITLAGGTLADHFNSLAEIIINTAGAADLVGATPMDRPEWCTVDPYTGSVYLTLTNNTKRTSETNAANPRLNNKFGHVIRWDEGEAATDFTWDIFLFGSPANGDTDINRSGLTDLNQFASPDGLAFDARGILWIQTDNGADEVTGYTNDQMLAVVPSKLTDEDGNQAVITKDNQAELKRFFVGPNGCEVTGFTISPDYKSLFVNIQHPGNWPYSDNAAEETPSGMSVRPRAATVVIRREDGGEIAV from the coding sequence ATGAGCAAGGAAACATTTGATAGCACTCGTTTCAACAAGAGCACAAATAAACCTTTCGAAGAAGTTTTAGACGCCAATCTATCGAGAAGGAACGTATTGAAAGGCGGCTTAGGTATCAGTGCAATGACCGCATTTGGTGCGTTTGGACTTTCCGGGTGCAACTCTTCTAGCTCAAGCATTCCAGCAGGTAATGGTTCAGGTGTATCAAGTGCAATGCTGAACTTTGATTCAATTCCAGGATCACTAACCGATGCAGTCTCGGTTCCACAAGGTTACATAGCACAAGTATTAGTACCATGGGGGACACCTCTAAATGCACAAGGTAGTGCATGGAAAGATGACGGCAGCAACACAAGTGACGAACAGTTAAATGCGCTAGGTATGCACCACGATGGGATGCATTTCTTTCCTTTAAATGACAGAACTACAGACGGCTTATTGTGTATCAACCATGAATACATAGACTCGATGGCTCTGCACCCAAGTGGCCCAACCGTAGAAAGTGGTGTACGTACTGTTGTAGATGAAGTACGTAAAGAAATTAATGCCCATGGCGTATCAGTTGTTCGAATTCAACTCGAAGACAACATGTGGAAACTGGTTGATACCGATCCACTCAACCGTCGCTACACAGGTGCGACGACTATGGACTTGTCTGGCCCTGTCGCACATACCGCTCACACTGTGACTCGCTTCTCTCCTGATGGCAGCCAAGCACGCGGTACATTGAACAACTGTGGTAATGGTTTCACACCATGGGGCACTTACTTAACGTGTGAAGAAAACTGGCCAGGTTACTTCGTTAATGCAGGTGTTCGTACTGAAGAGCAAGATCGTATTGGCGTCGATGACAAAAGTACACGTTACTTGTGGGACACACTTGCTGGCAACACAGAAGAACGTTTGGATGAATTTACCCGCTTTAATGTAGAACCGACGGGCGCAAGCTCAATGGACGATTACCGTAACGAAGCGAACGGCCACGGTTACATTGTTGAAATCGATCCATATACACAGAACTCTCGTGCGAAGAAACGCACTGCACTAGGTCGTTTCCGTCACGAAGGTTGTACTTTTGGTAAACTAGAAAAAGGTCAACCCGTTGTCTTTTACTCGGGACACGATTCTCGTTTTGAGTACCTATACAAATTTGAATCGGCAGCAAGCTGGGATCCAGCAGATGCGAATCCATCAAACCGTTTAGCAACCGGTGATAAATACATGGATGAAGGCACGCTTTATGTGGCACGTTTCAATGAAGACAGCTCAGGTACTTGGTTACCGTTGGATCTAAATAGCATTACGTTAGCTGGGGGGACTTTGGCAGACCATTTCAACTCTTTGGCTGAGATCATCATAAACACAGCGGGCGCTGCGGACCTCGTAGGTGCAACACCAATGGATCGCCCAGAGTGGTGTACCGTCGATCCATACACAGGCTCTGTATATCTAACACTAACCAACAACACCAAGCGCACCAGTGAAACGAATGCAGCAAACCCACGTTTAAACAACAAATTTGGTCATGTGATTCGTTGGGATGAAGGTGAAGCAGCAACGGACTTCACTTGGGATATTTTCTTATTTGGTTCACCAGCCAATGGCGATACAGACATTAACCGTTCTGGATTAACCGACCTGAACCAATTTGCTAGCCCAGACGGCCTAGCGTTTGACGCTCGTGGTATTTTGTGGATTCAAACCGATAATGGTGCTGACGAAGTGACAGGCTACACCAATGATCAAATGCTGGCAGTCGTACCCTCTAAATTGACGGATGAAGATGGAAATCAAGCAGTAATTACAAAGGACAACCAAGCAGAGTTAAAACGCTTTTTTGTTGGTCCAAACGGTTGTGAAGTAACAGGTTTTACCATCAGCCCAGACTATAAGTCATTGTTTGTAAATATACAGCATCCGGGAAACTGGCCATACAGCGATAATGCAGCAGAGGAGACTCCGTCAGGTATGTCGGTGCGTCCTCGTGCAGCAACGGTTGTGATTCGTCGTGAAGATGGCGGTGAAATAGCGGTTTAA
- a CDS encoding YggL family protein produces the protein MKLDKIENKNRRLRKKLYLGEFAILGFEVSCKTSIADFDQYDVFIDEFIDFIDSIGLCFGGGGLELFEGFLCSIERYRSVTEAEQLQVAQWLEARAEVTKVEVSELIDANYAF, from the coding sequence ATGAAATTAGATAAAATCGAAAACAAAAATCGCCGCCTACGCAAAAAGCTATACCTAGGTGAATTCGCGATTCTGGGTTTTGAAGTAAGCTGCAAGACATCGATTGCTGATTTTGACCAATACGATGTGTTCATTGACGAATTCATCGATTTCATCGACAGCATCGGCTTATGCTTTGGTGGCGGTGGCCTAGAGCTGTTTGAAGGTTTCTTATGTTCTATCGAGCGTTACCGCTCAGTAACTGAAGCAGAGCAGCTGCAAGTTGCACAATGGCTTGAAGCGCGTGCTGAAGTAACGAAAGTTGAAGTTAGCGAGCTTATTGACGCAAACTACGCGTTCTAA
- a CDS encoding DMT family transporter, whose product MTLGYLSITVTLLIWASFFLSLKGGANSNLTPADIALTRFLIPALVLLPLVWKARNAITTVPNRYLVGMFVGSGLPYLLVAGTAMQFVPVSHGSALIPGTLPLFVTGIAILFFKQPLSRHRSAGLALVLLGIILFLGSSLSSFNFEYTKGHLLLLCGSLMWATFTISARVANLNALVSAGLIAISSTLLLLFLILTGTLPSYLVDAPITQWPFSELAVHSAVQGVGAGLIAAFTYLYAVNTLGAERSAAFGSATPAVATLLAIPLFNETPDLMTWFALGSICIGSLVASNIFMRSDQSMQYQPPSHSKT is encoded by the coding sequence ATGACGCTTGGCTATCTATCTATTACTGTTACTTTGCTCATCTGGGCGAGCTTTTTTCTTTCTCTTAAAGGCGGCGCGAATTCAAATTTAACGCCTGCAGACATCGCACTCACACGCTTCCTTATTCCCGCCTTGGTACTCTTACCCTTGGTGTGGAAAGCTCGTAATGCCATAACAACAGTGCCTAATCGTTACTTGGTTGGTATGTTTGTCGGCAGTGGCCTGCCTTATCTGCTCGTCGCAGGTACAGCAATGCAGTTTGTTCCTGTTTCACACGGCAGTGCTTTGATACCCGGAACACTGCCTCTGTTTGTTACCGGGATTGCAATACTCTTTTTCAAACAGCCACTTAGCCGCCACCGCAGTGCAGGTTTAGCCTTGGTGTTACTCGGTATTATATTGTTCTTAGGCAGTAGTTTAAGCAGCTTCAACTTTGAATATACAAAAGGCCACTTGTTACTTCTCTGCGGAAGCTTAATGTGGGCGACCTTTACCATCTCAGCGCGTGTCGCCAATCTTAATGCGTTAGTGAGCGCGGGGTTAATCGCTATCAGTTCAACTTTGCTATTGTTGTTTTTGATCCTGACAGGAACGCTCCCTAGCTATTTAGTAGATGCACCCATCACTCAATGGCCTTTCTCAGAGCTTGCCGTACATTCCGCAGTACAAGGGGTTGGAGCAGGCCTAATTGCCGCATTCACTTACCTTTATGCGGTTAACACTCTCGGGGCAGAGCGTTCTGCGGCGTTCGGGAGCGCGACACCAGCCGTTGCAACGTTATTAGCTATCCCTCTATTTAACGAAACCCCTGATCTTATGACTTGGTTCGCTCTAGGTTCGATTTGTATCGGCAGCTTAGTGGCAAGCAACATTTTCATGAGAAGCGACCAATCGATGCAATACCAACCGCCAAGCCATAGCAAAACTTGA
- a CDS encoding Lrp/AsnC family transcriptional regulator: MDRIDRHLLELLQIDGRLTTAELADEVGLSPSPCARRIKRLEEKGIIDGYRVSLSREQVGIAMSVFVEVSLNNHQEVSIDKFESAIVEMEEVISCHVVSGAYDYLLEVVNPNLMAYEAFTRKLQRLSNVKDIHTHLAIRQVKGNAPLPVYTD; this comes from the coding sequence ATGGATAGAATTGATAGACATCTTCTTGAGTTGTTACAAATAGATGGCAGGTTAACCACGGCGGAGCTCGCTGATGAAGTGGGTTTATCACCTTCACCGTGTGCAAGGCGTATCAAAAGGCTCGAAGAAAAAGGGATTATTGACGGTTATCGTGTGAGTTTGTCTCGAGAGCAAGTTGGTATAGCAATGAGTGTGTTTGTTGAAGTGAGCTTAAACAACCACCAAGAAGTGTCTATTGATAAGTTTGAAAGTGCAATTGTCGAGATGGAAGAGGTCATCAGCTGCCACGTTGTATCTGGGGCTTATGATTATCTGTTAGAAGTGGTTAACCCAAACTTGATGGCCTACGAGGCATTTACAAGAAAGCTCCAAAGGCTCTCTAACGTCAAAGACATCCACACTCACCTTGCGATAAGACAAGTGAAAGGTAACGCGCCGCTACCGGTTTATACCGACTAA
- a CDS encoding SDR family oxidoreductase produces the protein MKKLALITGSKGGIGSAISSKLVADGYRVIATYFTGNYQCALDWFKEKQFTEEQVRLFELDVTNTAECALSLSKLLEEEGTVDVLVNNAGITRDSVFKKMDAEAWREVIETNLNSLFNVTQPLFAPMCEKGNCRVINISSVNGLKGQFGQTNYSAAKAGMIGFSKALAAEGARSGVTVNVVAPGYTATPMVEQMKPEVLDSIKNQIPMKRLATPVEIADAVGFLASESGAYITGETLSVNGGLYMH, from the coding sequence ATGAAAAAGCTTGCTTTAATTACAGGGTCAAAAGGCGGTATCGGGTCGGCAATATCTTCGAAACTAGTCGCAGATGGATATCGTGTGATCGCAACCTATTTTACTGGGAATTATCAATGTGCACTAGATTGGTTTAAGGAAAAACAATTTACTGAAGAGCAAGTCAGACTGTTTGAATTAGATGTTACTAACACTGCTGAATGTGCATTGAGCTTAAGCAAGTTATTGGAAGAAGAAGGCACTGTTGATGTGTTGGTTAACAATGCCGGTATTACGCGTGACAGTGTCTTTAAAAAGATGGATGCGGAAGCATGGAGAGAGGTGATAGAGACCAATCTCAACAGTCTTTTTAATGTGACACAGCCTTTGTTTGCACCGATGTGCGAAAAGGGTAACTGCCGAGTCATCAACATTTCTTCAGTCAATGGTCTTAAAGGTCAGTTTGGACAAACCAACTACTCGGCTGCTAAAGCCGGGATGATTGGCTTCTCCAAAGCACTGGCAGCCGAAGGCGCTCGCAGTGGCGTCACAGTGAATGTAGTTGCTCCTGGTTACACGGCGACACCAATGGTTGAGCAAATGAAGCCTGAAGTTCTTGATTCAATAAAGAACCAAATCCCAATGAAACGTTTGGCTACACCTGTTGAAATTGCGGACGCAGTGGGCTTTTTAGCGAGTGAATCTGGCGCGTACATTACAGGCGAGACATTGTCTGTGAATGGCGGCTTGTATATGCACTAA